The following are from one region of the Etheostoma spectabile isolate EspeVRDwgs_2016 chromosome 17, UIUC_Espe_1.0, whole genome shotgun sequence genome:
- the polh gene encoding DNA polymerase eta yields MEYGKERVVALVDMDCFYVQVEQRLNPALKNTPCVVAQYKTWKGGSIIAVSYEARAHGVTRNMWVDDAKKLCPDLQVARVRESHGKADLTHYREASVEVIEVMSRFAVIERASIDEAYMDLTAAVQQRLENMTAQQIESHLLRSTYIQGYPQSSPEQETSAEDTALDKEEQRSRGLQQWLTSLPAPLLGEQSPAELQLTVGALIVEEMRAAVEKDTGFRCSAGISHNKVLSKLACGLNKPNRQTVLPLDSVTELFNSLPISKIRNLGGKLGASISETLAVENMGDLTRFPQAQLGQHFGEKTGQWLYNLCRGIEFEAVKPRQLPKSIGCSKNFPGKTSLATKEQVQYWLHQLALELEERLTKDREVNGRVAKSLTVGVRQLGDKRPSSFSRCCALARYEATKLSSDSFAIIKSLNTAGNHQAAWTPPLTLLHLSASKFSDSPSAGGIAGFLSSDVTATQSLFSTTQSSTQPPFELKNDSTCKQQGTIQSFFQKAAEKPRRKIITDVHEEDDDNNIGSTGSISSSSSHKTSATDNQLEADISCSVSSFSPFKNASASHHSGLSSFFHRKSLERSTETLSLALNKPEMGNMPGLDNEEDTVAALSGLEAKQRSSQQSPCKELRDELDIVPEVNCPPSSVAREDLLKCERCGQEVLVWEMPEHNDYHFALDLQNSLSSSTGSAPISSSSSIVSSSSSNVSLTPLRPQSSRGKAKNKGQTGPQPKRHRSQGGSMGTLDSFFKKS; encoded by the exons ATGGAGTACGGAAAGGAGAGAGTGGTGGCGTTAGTAGACATGGACTGCTTTTACGTCCAGGTGGAACAGAGGCTCAATCCAGCTCTGAAGAACACTCCCTGTGTGGTGGCCCAGTACAAGACGTGGAAAGGAGGCAG TATCATAGCTGTGAGCTACGAGGCCAGGGCCCATGGCGTCACCAGGAACATGTGGGTAGACGATGCAAAGAAACTGTGCCCAGATCTCCAGGTGGCACGAGTGCGTGAGTCTCACGGCAAGGCGGATCTAACACA TTACAGGGAAGCCAGTGTGGAGGTGATTGAGGTGATGTCTCGCTTCGCTGTGATTGAAAGAGCCAGCATTGACGAGGCCTACATGGATCTGACCGCTGCGGTCCAGCAGCGGCTAGAAAACATGACTGCTCAACAAATAGAGTCTCACCTGCTGAGGTCGACCTACATCCAGGGGTACCCACAAAGTTCACCTGAACAGGAAACATCTGCAGAGGACACTGCCTTGGATAAAG AGGAGCAGAGGTCCAGAGGTCTCCAGCAGTGGCTGACATCCTTACCAGCCCCTCTATTAGGAGAACAGAGCCCTGCAGAACTGCAGCTAACTGTGGGGGCCCTCATTGTCGAGGAAATGAGGGCAGCCGTGGAGAAAGACACAGGTTTCCGCTGTTCAGCAGGTATATCGCACAATAAG GTGTTGTCCAAACTAGCTTGTGGTCTGAACAAACCTAACCGACAAACTGTTCTGCCTTTGGACTCTGTGACAGAACTTTTTAACTCTCTACCCATCAGCAAGAT TCGTAACCTGGGGGGTAAGCTGGGTGCCTCCATTTCAGAAACTCTGGCAGTAGAGAACATGGGAGATCTGACTCGCTTCCCTCAGGCTCAATTGGGACAGCACTTTGGAGAAAAGACAGG CCAGTGGCTGTACAACTTGTGTCGGGGGATCGAGTTTGAAGCAGTGAAACCCAGACAGCTACCCAAATCCATCGGCTGCAGTAAAAACTTCCCTGGGAAGACATCGCTGGCTACAAAAGAGCAG GTACAATATTGGCTTCATCAACTGGCCCTTGAGCTGGAGGAGAGGCTTACCAAAGACCGAGAAGTG AATGGTCGAGTGGCTAAATCGTTGACGGTTGGTGTACGTCAGCTTGGGGATAAGAGGCCGAGCAGCTTCTCTCGCTGTTGTGCTTTAGCGCGCTACGAAGCGACCAAACTGTCCAGTGACAGCTTTGCCATTATCAAGAGTCTAAACACAGCAGGGAACCACCAGGCAGCATG GACTCCACCCCTCACTCTGCTACACCTCTCAGCTAGCAAGTTCAGTGATTCTCCATCAGCAGGGGGTATTGCTGGCTTTCTCTCCAGTGATGTCACTGCAACACAGAGTCTTTTCTCCACCACTCAGTCCTCCACCCAGCCACCATTTGAACTAAAAAATGACTCTACGTGCAAACAACAAGGCACCATCCAGTCGTTCTTTCAAAAGGCAGCAGAGAAACCCAGACGGAAGATTATAACAGATGTACATGAGGAGGACGACGACAACAACATAGGCTCCACAGGAAGTatctcatcttcctcctctcacAAAACCTCTGCTACTGATAATCAGTTGGAGGCAGATATCAGTTGCTCTGTTTCTTCCTTTTCTCCCTTTAAAAATGCTTCAGCCAGCCACCATTCTGGcctttcctctttcttccaCAGGAAGAGTCTTGAAAGAAGCACAGAGACCTTATCCTTGGCATTAAACAAGCCTGAAATGGGAAATATGCCTGGACTGGACAATGAAGAAgacactgttgctgctctgtcAGGGCTAGAGGCAAAACAAAGGTCATCTCAGCAGTCACCATGTAAAGAGTTAAGAGATGAACTGGACATTGTTCCAGAGGTCAACTGTCCTCCTTCCAGTGTAGCCAGAGAAGACCTGTTAAAGTGTGAACGCTGTGGCCAGGAGGTGTTGGTCTGGGAAATGCCTGAACACAATGACTATCACTTTGCCCTGGACCTCCAGAATTCTCTCTCTTCATCAACAGGTTCAGCAcccatctcctcctcttcctctatcgtttcttcttcttcttccaatGTCTCTCTAACTCCTCTCAGACCCCAGTCTTCACGTGGCAAGGCTAAAAACAAAGGCCAGACAGGGCCACAACCGAAAAGGCATCGCTCCCAAGGTGGGAGTATGGGCACTCTGGATTCTTTTTTCAAGAAGAGCTAA